The following coding sequences are from one Osmia bicornis bicornis chromosome 2, iOsmBic2.1, whole genome shotgun sequence window:
- the LOC114874159 gene encoding uncharacterized protein LOC114874159: MTGDTCAIVTCFLFLASITLANGQLLSTEHRTHAAAERVNDLWCYQCDTMEDGERCSNLTGNYTAFEHKCTGDKRTCMVKRFSYTTSTEDSTSSPQTWSMERNCTSKCEPGCIVIGERTKLSACTTCCEQSFCNVGTGASNDLTMKGIDLFLALILQITLTIIMYPS; encoded by the exons ATGACCGGCGACACATGTGCCATTGTCACGTGCTTCCTGTTCCTCGCGAGTATCACGCTCGCCAATG GGCAGCTATTATCAACGGAACATCGGACTCATGCAGCTGCGGAACGAGTGAACGATCTATGGTGTTATCAGTGCGACACGATGGAAGATGGGGAGAGATGTTCCAATCTGACCGGAAATTACACCGCTTTCGAGCACAAGTGCACTGGTGACAAAAGGACCTGCATG GTGAAACGATTTTCGTACACCACCAGCACCGAAGATTCAACTTCAAGTCCTCAAACTTGGTCCATGGAGAGGAACTGTACCAGCAAATGCGAACCTGGTTGCATAGTGATCGGCGAACGGACAAAACTGTCCGCTTGCACTACTTGTTGCGAACAATCGTTCTGTAACGTCGGTACTGGCGCGAGCAATGATTTAACAATGAAAGGTATAGATCTATTTCTAGCTCTTATATTGCAGATCACTTTAACCATCATCATGTATCCCTCGTGA
- the LOC114874158 gene encoding uncharacterized protein LOC114874158 isoform X1, which produces MRRQSYNTNLSTGSGGEPQIIVEESTLGEEEAERRRNESPPRCMDPDSPSLNPYLLSPWRETRKHSLPTPQCTSGITASQVRRLSERGGEGSGPTPREAAFLATLSQAPAPQSGGRRHSVVTISRVPPTLFGRNRRESIAAFPLGGATRILPGRRDSKSGISGPPSNSGSTHNLQLDIMDDIAEIKARKVRLKMYKTSTEQVCEIQPLEGNSSTQRYTQYQKRRFSELPPPVMSPTSSLRRRASELPRALSTSVAGAAGIVCSNTDLISILSSLASSATEINRCGEESSRDDSKSSWSGKTTEQKRNRLKSFRSNSFDVSILHGAKSKLAGSSKATTASVMAPSNWFTKRHQPMSKKQKPEDLITASLNFKFDKSKVVKAVKETLGRTSPTIETRHKVVWDGSSGTKVDAQVLGSAIEKILTQRGGDTETPSASTSKASISPNKPKASKVTSWFSGNNKDQEQNESCEPGICSSLKDLFVK; this is translated from the exons ATGAGGCGGCAGTCGTATAATACAAATTTGAGTACCGGAAGCGGTGGCGAGCCACAGATCATCGTGGAGGAAAGCACTCTAGGCGAAGAGGAAGCGGAGCGACGTAGAAACGAATCCCCTCCTCGATGTATGGATCCAGATTCACCATCCTTGAATCCTTATCTTCTGTCCCCGTGGAGAGAAACCAGGAAGCATTCTTTGCCGACTCCACAGTGCACTTCCGGGATAACCGCGTCTCAG GTGAGACGATTAAGTGAACGAGGAGGAGAAGGTTCAGGACCGACTCCAAGAGAGGCTGCCTTCCTTGCCACTCTGTCTCAAGCACCAGCCCCTCAATCTGGTGGACGAAGACACTCGGTTGTTACAATTTCGAGGGTACCACCGACTTTATTTGGCCGTAATCGTCGCGAATCAATCGCTGCTTTTCCTCTCGGAGGCGCCACTAGAATATTGCCCGGTCGTAGAGATTCCAAGTCTGGAATATCTGGACCGCCCAGTAACAGCGGAAGTACCCATAATCTTCAGCTAGACATCATGGATGATATCGCTGAGATAAAGGCGCGGAAA GTGCGTCTGAAGATGTACAAAACATCCACGGAACAAGTTTGCGAGATTCAACCCTTAGAGGGTAACAGTTCCACTCAACGGTACACCCAGTACCAGAAACGACGATTCTCCGAATTACCTCCTCCCGTGATGTCTCCTACATCTTCCCTTCGAAGACGAGCTTCGGAGTTGCCCAGAGCGTTGAGCACTTCCGTAGCCGGAGCAGCAGGGATCGTGTGCTCTAATACAGATCTGATATCGATACTGAGCTCCCTGGCATCGTCCGCGACAGAGATCAACCGATGCGGGGAAGAGAGCTCGCGAGATGATAGTAAATCAAGTTGGTCGGGTAAAACAACCGAGCAGAAACGAAATCGATTGAAAAGCTTTCGTTCGAACAGCTTCGACGTGTCCATACTTCATGGAGCTAAGAGCAAGCTCGCTGGTTCCTCGAAGGCAACAACGGCATCCGTTATGGCACCGTCGAATTGGTTCACGAAGAGGCATCAGCCGATGTCGAAGAAACAGAAACCCGAGGACCTGATCACGGCTAGTTTGAATTTCAAGTTTGATAAGTCCAAGGTCGTGAAGGCGGTCAAGGAAACTCTTGGAAGGACCTCCCCCACTATCGAAACCAGACACAAAGTTGTCTGGGATGGGAGCAGCGGAACCAAGGTGGATGCTCAG GTATTAGGCAGTGCAATAGAAAAGATTTTAACCCAAAGAGGAGGTGACACTGAGACGCCATCGGCTTCGACGAGCAAAGCTTCGATATCGCCAAATAAACCAAAAGCTAGTAAGGTAACAAGCTGGTTTTCAGGTAACAACAAGGACCAGGAACAGAACGAATCCTGTGAACCTGGGATTTGTTCTTCCTTGAAAGATTTATTCGTTAAGTAG
- the LOC114874158 gene encoding uncharacterized protein LOC114874158 isoform X2 — protein MRRQSYNTNLSTGSGGEPQIIVEESTLGEEEAERRRNESPPRCMDPDSPSLNPYLLSPWRETRKHSLPTPQCTSGITASQVRRLSERGGEGSGPTPREAAFLATLSQAPAPQSGGRRHSVVTISRVPPTLFGRNRRESIAAFPLGGATRILPGRRDSKSGISGPPSNSGSTHNLQLDIMDDIAEIKARKVRLKMYKTSTEQVCEIQPLEGNSSTQRYTQYQKRRFSELPPPVMSPTSSLRRRASELPRALSTSVAGAAGIVCSNTDLISILSSLASSATEINRCGEESSRDDSKSSWSGKTTEQKRNRLKSFRSNSFDVSILHGAKSKLAGSSKATTASVMAPSNWFTKRHQPMSKKQKPEDLITASLNFKFDKSKVVKAVKETLGRTSPTIETRHKVVWDGSSGTKVLGSAIEKILTQRGGDTETPSASTSKASISPNKPKASKVTSWFSGNNKDQEQNESCEPGICSSLKDLFVK, from the exons ATGAGGCGGCAGTCGTATAATACAAATTTGAGTACCGGAAGCGGTGGCGAGCCACAGATCATCGTGGAGGAAAGCACTCTAGGCGAAGAGGAAGCGGAGCGACGTAGAAACGAATCCCCTCCTCGATGTATGGATCCAGATTCACCATCCTTGAATCCTTATCTTCTGTCCCCGTGGAGAGAAACCAGGAAGCATTCTTTGCCGACTCCACAGTGCACTTCCGGGATAACCGCGTCTCAG GTGAGACGATTAAGTGAACGAGGAGGAGAAGGTTCAGGACCGACTCCAAGAGAGGCTGCCTTCCTTGCCACTCTGTCTCAAGCACCAGCCCCTCAATCTGGTGGACGAAGACACTCGGTTGTTACAATTTCGAGGGTACCACCGACTTTATTTGGCCGTAATCGTCGCGAATCAATCGCTGCTTTTCCTCTCGGAGGCGCCACTAGAATATTGCCCGGTCGTAGAGATTCCAAGTCTGGAATATCTGGACCGCCCAGTAACAGCGGAAGTACCCATAATCTTCAGCTAGACATCATGGATGATATCGCTGAGATAAAGGCGCGGAAA GTGCGTCTGAAGATGTACAAAACATCCACGGAACAAGTTTGCGAGATTCAACCCTTAGAGGGTAACAGTTCCACTCAACGGTACACCCAGTACCAGAAACGACGATTCTCCGAATTACCTCCTCCCGTGATGTCTCCTACATCTTCCCTTCGAAGACGAGCTTCGGAGTTGCCCAGAGCGTTGAGCACTTCCGTAGCCGGAGCAGCAGGGATCGTGTGCTCTAATACAGATCTGATATCGATACTGAGCTCCCTGGCATCGTCCGCGACAGAGATCAACCGATGCGGGGAAGAGAGCTCGCGAGATGATAGTAAATCAAGTTGGTCGGGTAAAACAACCGAGCAGAAACGAAATCGATTGAAAAGCTTTCGTTCGAACAGCTTCGACGTGTCCATACTTCATGGAGCTAAGAGCAAGCTCGCTGGTTCCTCGAAGGCAACAACGGCATCCGTTATGGCACCGTCGAATTGGTTCACGAAGAGGCATCAGCCGATGTCGAAGAAACAGAAACCCGAGGACCTGATCACGGCTAGTTTGAATTTCAAGTTTGATAAGTCCAAGGTCGTGAAGGCGGTCAAGGAAACTCTTGGAAGGACCTCCCCCACTATCGAAACCAGACACAAAGTTGTCTGGGATGGGAGCAGCGGAACCAAG GTATTAGGCAGTGCAATAGAAAAGATTTTAACCCAAAGAGGAGGTGACACTGAGACGCCATCGGCTTCGACGAGCAAAGCTTCGATATCGCCAAATAAACCAAAAGCTAGTAAGGTAACAAGCTGGTTTTCAGGTAACAACAAGGACCAGGAACAGAACGAATCCTGTGAACCTGGGATTTGTTCTTCCTTGAAAGATTTATTCGTTAAGTAG
- the LOC114874160 gene encoding defensin-2-like, with protein MKLAVVCILATIACVYGASVPEAVYDGPVYELKEVEDGSGGVEPRQVESSDESTDLTPLRQRRVTCDVLSWQSKWFTVNHSACAIRCLAQRRRGGSCRGGVCVCR; from the exons ATGAAACTCGCGGTTGTTTGTATTTTGGCTACCATTGCCTGCGTTTACGGTGCGAGTGTCCCGGAAGCAGTTTATGATGGACCAGTTTATGAATTAA aagAAGTCGAGGATGGATCAGGTGGTGTTGAGCCCAGACAAGTGGAATCGTCAGATGAATCCACAGATTTGACACCCCTTCGACAACGGCGGGTAACTTGCGACGTTCTATCATGGCAATCTAAATGGTTCACCGTAAATCACTCTGCTTGCGCCATCAGGTGCTTAGCTCAACGTCGTAGGGGTGGTTCTTGCCGAGGTGGCGTTTGCGTGTGTCGCTAA